The Lentzea guizhouensis genome contains a region encoding:
- a CDS encoding alpha/beta fold hydrolase → MGTFTTSDGTTLAYHSAGGSNPLVCLPGGPMQNASYLGDLGGLPDTLVLDLRGTGASQEADPRTYRADRQVDDVEALRQHLGLDRISVLGHSAGGTLAVLYAQRYPQHVEHLVLVAPSPRVVGIDVTDADRRAVAEQRRGEPWFAEAFAAFEDIWAGNATEENFARIAPFSYGRWDDEARALDEHPRNDEGARQFYAEGALDPEQTRKALATLDAPTLLLAGEYDVALPPDRAREYAALFRDAELVVQPGAGHFPFVDDRVAFTAAVTGMLQRIP, encoded by the coding sequence ATGGGGACCTTCACGACTTCAGACGGCACCACGCTCGCGTACCACTCGGCAGGCGGCTCGAACCCGCTGGTCTGCCTGCCGGGTGGGCCGATGCAGAACGCGTCCTACCTCGGTGACCTCGGAGGACTGCCGGACACGCTGGTCCTCGACCTGCGCGGCACCGGTGCGTCGCAGGAGGCCGATCCGCGGACATACCGCGCCGACCGCCAGGTCGACGACGTGGAAGCGCTCCGGCAGCACCTCGGCCTGGACAGGATCAGCGTGCTCGGCCACTCCGCGGGCGGCACCCTCGCGGTCCTCTACGCCCAGCGCTACCCGCAGCACGTCGAGCACCTCGTCCTCGTCGCACCCAGCCCGCGCGTCGTCGGCATCGACGTCACCGACGCCGACCGCCGTGCGGTCGCCGAGCAGCGCAGGGGAGAACCCTGGTTCGCCGAGGCGTTCGCCGCGTTCGAGGACATCTGGGCGGGCAACGCGACCGAGGAGAACTTCGCGAGGATCGCGCCGTTCTCCTACGGCCGCTGGGACGACGAGGCGCGGGCGCTCGACGAGCACCCGCGCAACGACGAGGGCGCCCGGCAGTTCTACGCCGAGGGTGCGCTCGACCCCGAGCAGACCCGCAAGGCGCTCGCAACCCTCGACGCGCCAACGCTTCTGCTCGCCGGCGAGTACGACGTCGCACTGCCGCCCGACCGCGCGCGGGAGTACGCGGCGTTGTTCCGCGACGCCGAGCTCGTCGTGCAGCCCGGCGCCGGTCACTTCCCGTTCGTCGACGACCGGGTGGCGTTCACGGCGGCGGTCACCGGCATGCTCCAGCGCATCCCGTAG
- a CDS encoding acetyl/propionyl/methylcrotonyl-CoA carboxylase subunit alpha, translating into MIKTLLIANRGEIARRIIRTCKANGIRTVAVFSDPDATAPHVREADFAVHLPGASPTDTYLRADLLVEAARTAGADAVHPGYGFLSENAGFARAVETAGLTWVGPAPDAIEAMGSKVAAKKRMAAAGVPTLPELDPDTVTEFPVLIKASAGGGGRGMRVVREKAEFHDALASARREAESAFGDPTVFCEPLLEHARHVEVQILADTHGTVWALGERECSIQRRHQKIVEESPSPAVDDEIRERLFAAAVAAAGSIGYVGAGTVEFMLKGTDFHFLEVNTRLQVEHPVTELVHGVDLVEWQLRIAEGARLPEEPPRPRGHAIEVRLYAEDPAHDWRPASGTLHRFHVPGDVRLDSGVEDGSEVSVHYDPMLAKVVAHAPTRRAAARKLATALADARIHGLVTNRRLLVDVLEHDAFLDGDTHTGFLTEHDLTRTVDPQPFALAAALANAATRRIGHLPLGWRNVRSQRPKAKFLHGDELIEVEYDPRQATENTVVLDLDGVRVPFHVARYDDLVEVDSPRGSLTLRVVPRFPEPQTKLAPGATVAPMPGTVVRVSVEQGQQVEAGAELLVLEAMKMEHRVLATNAGTVAELLVERAQQVNAGDVLAVVEES; encoded by the coding sequence ATGATCAAGACTCTCCTCATCGCGAACCGCGGCGAGATCGCCCGCCGCATCATCCGCACCTGCAAGGCGAACGGCATCCGCACGGTCGCGGTCTTCTCGGACCCGGACGCCACCGCGCCGCACGTCCGCGAGGCCGACTTCGCGGTCCACCTGCCCGGCGCCTCGCCGACCGACACCTACCTCCGTGCCGACCTGCTCGTCGAAGCGGCACGCACCGCCGGCGCCGACGCCGTCCACCCCGGCTACGGCTTCCTCAGCGAGAACGCCGGCTTCGCGCGAGCAGTGGAAACCGCGGGTCTCACCTGGGTCGGCCCGGCACCGGATGCCATCGAGGCCATGGGCTCCAAGGTCGCCGCCAAGAAGCGGATGGCGGCCGCCGGAGTCCCGACCCTGCCCGAGCTCGACCCCGACACCGTCACCGAGTTCCCGGTGCTGATCAAGGCATCGGCCGGTGGTGGCGGCCGCGGCATGCGGGTCGTGCGCGAGAAAGCGGAGTTCCACGACGCACTCGCCAGCGCCCGCCGCGAGGCCGAGTCCGCGTTCGGCGACCCCACGGTGTTCTGCGAGCCGCTGCTCGAACACGCCCGGCACGTCGAGGTGCAGATCCTCGCCGACACGCACGGCACGGTGTGGGCGCTCGGCGAACGCGAGTGCTCGATCCAGCGCAGGCACCAGAAGATCGTCGAGGAGTCCCCGAGCCCCGCGGTCGACGACGAGATCCGCGAACGCCTGTTCGCCGCCGCCGTGGCCGCCGCCGGGTCGATCGGCTACGTCGGCGCGGGCACGGTCGAGTTCATGTTGAAGGGCACCGACTTCCACTTCCTGGAGGTCAACACCCGGCTCCAGGTCGAGCACCCGGTCACCGAACTGGTGCACGGCGTCGACCTGGTCGAGTGGCAGCTCCGGATCGCGGAAGGCGCCAGGCTGCCGGAGGAACCGCCGCGACCCCGGGGCCACGCCATCGAGGTCCGCCTCTACGCCGAGGACCCCGCGCACGACTGGCGTCCGGCCAGCGGCACCCTGCACCGGTTCCACGTGCCCGGCGACGTCCGGCTCGACAGCGGCGTCGAGGACGGCTCCGAGGTCTCCGTGCACTACGACCCCATGCTGGCCAAGGTGGTCGCGCACGCGCCGACCCGCAGGGCCGCCGCCCGCAAGCTCGCGACCGCCCTCGCCGACGCGCGGATCCACGGCCTGGTCACGAACCGCCGCCTGCTCGTCGACGTCCTCGAACACGACGCGTTCCTCGACGGCGACACGCACACCGGGTTCCTGACCGAGCACGACCTCACCAGGACCGTTGACCCGCAACCGTTTGCGCTCGCGGCGGCACTGGCGAACGCGGCCACCCGCAGGATCGGGCACCTGCCGCTCGGCTGGCGCAACGTGCGCTCCCAGCGGCCGAAGGCGAAGTTCCTCCACGGCGACGAGCTGATCGAGGTCGAGTACGACCCGCGGCAGGCGACGGAGAACACCGTCGTGCTGGACCTGGACGGCGTGCGGGTCCCGTTCCACGTGGCCCGCTACGACGACCTGGTCGAGGTCGACTCGCCGCGCGGGTCGCTGACCCTGAGGGTCGTGCCCCGCTTCCCCGAACCGCAGACGAAGCTCGCACCGGGCGCGACGGTCGCCCCGATGCCGGGCACGGTCGTGAGGGTCAGCGTCGAGCAGGGCCAGCAGGTCGAGGCAGGCGCCGAGCTGCTGGTGCTGGAGGCCATGAAGATGGAACACCGCGTGCTCGCGACCAACGCGGGCACCGTCGCCGAGCTCCTCGTCGAGCGCGCACAGCAGGTCAACGCCGGAGATGTCCTGGCAGTGGTGGAGGAATCGTGA
- a CDS encoding acyl-CoA dehydrogenase family protein, producing the protein MSFVESQERIALRRAVAELGAKYGNEYFAAKARAGEKTTELWQEAGKLGYLGVAVPEEYGGGGGGIGDLAAVCEELAAAGCPLLLMVVSPAICATVIARFGTAEQKSKWLPGFADGTLKMAFAITEPDAGSNAHKLKTTVRRDGDEWVLNGSKTYISGIDEVDAVLVVSIQATGPVLVVVPTNAEGFTHHEIEMDLLSPEKQFTLFFDDVRLPADAVVGSPDQGLLQVFAGLNPERIMGASMATGSARLAVGKAVTYAKQRQVWDTPIGAHQGLAHPLAKIHIEIELARLMTQKAAALYDGGRDKEAGEAANMAKYAAGEAVAAAVDQAIQTHGGNGLTAEFGLASMLGMSRLSRIAPVSREMVLNFVAQNSLKLPRSY; encoded by the coding sequence GTGAGCTTCGTCGAGTCGCAAGAGCGGATCGCGCTGCGCAGGGCCGTCGCGGAGCTGGGGGCCAAGTACGGCAACGAGTACTTCGCCGCCAAGGCCCGCGCCGGGGAGAAGACCACCGAGCTGTGGCAGGAGGCGGGCAAGCTCGGCTACCTCGGCGTCGCGGTGCCGGAGGAGTACGGCGGCGGTGGCGGTGGCATCGGCGACCTCGCCGCGGTGTGCGAGGAGCTGGCCGCGGCCGGGTGCCCGTTGCTGCTCATGGTGGTCTCACCGGCGATCTGCGCCACGGTGATCGCCAGGTTCGGCACCGCCGAGCAGAAGTCCAAGTGGCTGCCCGGTTTCGCCGACGGCACGCTCAAGATGGCCTTCGCGATCACCGAGCCGGACGCGGGCTCCAACGCGCACAAGCTCAAGACCACCGTCCGCCGCGACGGCGACGAGTGGGTCCTCAACGGCAGCAAGACCTACATCTCCGGCATCGACGAGGTCGACGCCGTGCTCGTCGTCTCCATCCAGGCGACCGGCCCGGTGCTCGTCGTCGTGCCCACGAACGCCGAGGGCTTCACCCACCACGAGATCGAGATGGACCTGCTGTCGCCGGAGAAGCAGTTCACGCTGTTCTTCGACGACGTGCGGCTGCCCGCGGACGCCGTCGTCGGCTCACCGGACCAGGGCCTGCTGCAGGTCTTCGCGGGCCTCAACCCCGAACGGATCATGGGCGCGAGCATGGCCACCGGCTCGGCGCGGCTCGCGGTCGGCAAGGCCGTCACCTACGCGAAGCAGCGCCAGGTGTGGGACACGCCGATCGGCGCGCACCAGGGCCTGGCGCACCCGCTCGCGAAGATCCACATCGAGATCGAGCTGGCCAGGCTGATGACGCAGAAGGCGGCCGCGCTCTACGACGGCGGGCGCGACAAGGAGGCCGGTGAGGCCGCGAACATGGCCAAGTACGCGGCGGGCGAGGCGGTCGCGGCCGCCGTGGACCAGGCGATCCAGACCCACGGCGGCAACGGGCTCACCGCGGAGTTCGGCCTCGCGTCGATGCTCGGCATGTCCCGGCTGTCGCGGATCGCGCCCGTCAGCAGGGAGATGGTCCTGAACTTCGTCGCGCAGAACTCGCTCAAGCTTCCGCGCTCCTACTGA